In Paenibacillus hexagrammi, the following are encoded in one genomic region:
- a CDS encoding stalk domain-containing protein: MRLKQRNMGLFMMVMLGSTVTFAGGKAHAADSIQVRVENHMVRTDTPPVNDDGTTMIELRPIFEALGMKVTWNDQTQEATGEGKGVKITFRIGDNATVINGKRRDMPVSPFISEGHVMVPLRILGEACGQHVAWNGDTKLITLTKKIKTYKIFYGNPTPAIIEQMKAYDLVVIEPSVYRQDQIAAIKSKGTIVIGYQSIMEIDLHQQQYVDRLQDSDYFHDKNGDTVYFEEWRSYLADLSKSHLRQVLYDQIELGIVKKGMDGVFLDTVDHIDSYFAHQTDYQERLRSSYVELLKRLKATSPNLYLIQNNGFETLESASLPYVSGVLWENLFKYSTTPDEWTAEWLQQLTAIKEQNGTTIFTTVPNKEAQYISENIGFPTIINKDSIYNTW, translated from the coding sequence ATGAGACTTAAGCAGCGAAATATGGGTCTGTTTATGATGGTTATGTTAGGATCAACCGTTACTTTTGCAGGTGGGAAGGCCCATGCCGCCGATTCGATCCAAGTCCGTGTCGAGAATCACATGGTTCGAACAGACACTCCCCCTGTCAATGATGACGGTACAACTATGATCGAGCTGCGCCCGATCTTTGAAGCTCTTGGTATGAAAGTTACATGGAATGATCAAACCCAAGAAGCAACTGGGGAAGGAAAAGGAGTCAAGATTACGTTCCGTATTGGGGATAACGCAACTGTTATCAACGGAAAAAGAAGAGATATGCCAGTGTCACCTTTTATCAGTGAGGGACATGTTATGGTTCCCCTTCGCATATTAGGAGAAGCTTGCGGTCAGCATGTTGCATGGAATGGAGATACCAAGCTTATTACGCTGACGAAGAAAATCAAGACCTACAAGATCTTCTACGGCAATCCAACCCCCGCCATTATTGAGCAAATGAAAGCTTACGATCTGGTCGTCATTGAGCCTTCAGTCTATAGACAGGATCAGATCGCAGCTATAAAAAGTAAGGGTACAATCGTGATCGGATATCAGAGTATCATGGAAATCGATTTACACCAGCAGCAATATGTGGACCGTTTGCAAGATTCCGATTATTTCCACGACAAAAACGGAGATACGGTATATTTCGAAGAATGGAGATCGTACCTGGCAGACTTGAGCAAATCTCATTTGAGACAAGTTCTTTATGACCAAATCGAGTTGGGAATTGTGAAGAAGGGTATGGATGGGGTGTTTTTGGATACCGTTGATCATATCGATTCGTATTTTGCTCACCAAACGGATTACCAAGAAAGATTGAGATCCTCGTACGTAGAACTTTTAAAAAGGTTAAAGGCTACATCACCGAACTTATATTTGATCCAAAATAATGGATTTGAAACCTTGGAATCGGCATCGCTACCGTATGTGAGCGGCGTTCTCTGGGAAAATCTCTTCAAGTATTCCACAACCCCTGATGAGTGGACCGCGGAGTGGCTTCAGCAGCTTACTGCAATCAAGGAACAGAACGGTACGACCATCTTTACAACAGTGCCTAACAAAGAAGCTCAATATATAAGCGAAAATATTGGATTTCCTACGATAATAAACAAGGATTCGATTTATAATACATGGTAA
- a CDS encoding alkaline phosphatase family protein translates to MLKFLLCLSSFLLFLTACSQTDAPNQAQPTPAKQTQSAPASSPTSTKQPSGEAAPAAPISSSKPAVPSHTPASTTPATTQTKSSGLPKPEHVVIVVEENHSFDKVIGNKSAPYMNALTQQGAFFTQSFAMTHPSQPNYLILYSGSDQGVKDDSCGHTFGTDNLGSELLNAKLSFGGYSEDLPSVGSTVCTNHQYGRKHSPWVDFSNVPKEWNMPLQSFPTEDFSKLPTISYVIPNLDHDMHDGTINAADNWLKLHLDPYIQWAKNHNSLVILTWDEDDSSKKNHIPTLFVGPMVVSTKSDQPITHLNVLRTLEDMYNLPYAGKSGDVEPITGVWK, encoded by the coding sequence GTGTTGAAATTTCTACTTTGTCTAAGTTCATTTCTGCTGTTTCTGACAGCCTGTTCACAAACAGATGCTCCCAATCAAGCGCAGCCAACGCCTGCGAAACAGACGCAATCAGCTCCCGCATCCAGTCCAACAAGCACCAAGCAACCCTCGGGCGAGGCTGCACCAGCTGCGCCTATCTCATCATCTAAACCGGCCGTGCCCAGTCACACGCCAGCATCTACGACCCCAGCAACTACCCAAACGAAAAGTTCAGGTCTTCCTAAGCCTGAACATGTAGTGATCGTTGTTGAGGAGAACCATTCCTTCGATAAGGTGATCGGGAACAAATCAGCTCCTTACATGAACGCTTTGACCCAGCAAGGAGCCTTTTTTACGCAATCCTTTGCCATGACGCACCCTAGTCAACCTAATTATTTAATTCTATATTCCGGCTCTGACCAGGGAGTGAAGGATGATTCCTGCGGGCATACCTTTGGAACAGATAACTTGGGCAGCGAGCTCCTGAATGCCAAGCTTTCGTTCGGAGGTTATTCCGAGGATTTACCATCTGTGGGGTCAACTGTTTGTACGAATCACCAATATGGCCGCAAGCATAGTCCTTGGGTTGACTTCAGCAATGTTCCTAAGGAATGGAACATGCCGCTGCAGAGCTTTCCTACCGAAGATTTCAGTAAATTGCCCACCATATCTTATGTGATTCCGAACTTGGATCATGACATGCACGATGGTACCATCAACGCCGCAGACAATTGGTTAAAGCTCCATTTGGACCCTTATATACAATGGGCTAAAAACCATAATAGCTTAGTCATTCTAACTTGGGATGAAGATGATTCATCGAAAAAGAACCACATCCCTACACTTTTTGTTGGACCGATGGTTGTAAGCACAAAGTCTGATCAACCCATCACACATTTAAATGTTCTTCGCACATTGGAAGATATGTACAACCTGCCTTATGCAGGTAAATCCGGTGACGTTGAGCCAATTACAGGCGTTTGGAAATAA